The window GGCTGGTGAGCCAGGAAGCCCCTTGTATTTTGGCCAGAATGGCTTCTTGTGTAACATTTCAGAAAAGTACCTGAGATAAACTACACTTATTTTCACGATCTAGGGGTTGGTTTTGGTTTGGGCACGAGTAGGCCCtaaccatggagaaggaaatggcatcccactccagtattcttgcctggagaatcccagggacgggggagcctggtgggctgctgtctatggggtcacacagagtcagacacgactgaagcgacttagcagcaacagcagcagcagcaggccctaaCCAAGCCCCTTCTCCACTCCTGACCAGAATGTTCTGGTGGATCCTCCAGGGACCTGCACTAAGCGGCTTTGCTGAGCCCCACCAGCTGTTGTAAATGGTTCCAGGCACCCCCTCAGATGAGCAGGGTCCTGAGATGGCTGGGGGATTTTGCCTACTAACCCACAGCTGGGGGATGCAGAGGTTGGGGGCAGGCCTGGGTGTGGGATGTGCTGGGCCCTGCTGGCCTCTCTCCCATCCACCCTCCTCAGGAGATGCCCCACTAGCCCTGTGTCACCTCCAGGAAGCCACAGGGGCCAGAGGCTTGTCTTGCCCAAGGCCACCTGGCTCTTCAGCAACAGCCATGCCAGAACCCTTGGTTTCCAGTCAGCAGGCTGTCACAGCAAAGACCGCTGGGAGGCTTTAGTCCCCAAAGGCTGTCATCTCCTATTCTGGAGGCTGAAGGTCTGAAACCAAAGTGTCGACAGGGCGGCTTCCTCCGGAGGCCTGGCAGAAGACCTGTCTCTGGCTATCCGAGGCCTGGGAATGCCACCTTCTCCCTGCGTCGTGTCACAAGACAGGATGCACGGCGCCTGTGTCCACATCTCCCCCTATTATAAGGACGCTCATCCTGTGGGTTTGGGCCCCCACACCCCAGACCTCAGTATAACTGCCCCATTTCCAAGTCAGGCCCCCTCCTTAGGTCCCAGCAGTTAGGGCTCCAGTGTGTGGCTCTGGGGAGATACAGCACCTCAGAGCAGTGGCAGCACACGGCCAGGCCGGATGGTAACCCACGTCTGTCTGTTCCCCTTTAGATCGTGTCAACGCAGGAGAAGGAGCTGGTGCAGCCATTCAGCTTGCTGTTCCCGAAGGTCGAGTACCTCGCCAGGGCCGGCTGGACCCAGGACGGCAAGTAGTGAGTGTCATCCCTCAGAATCCAAGACACCCCTCACAGTCACTTCTGCCCTGGGCTGGGCCAGACACACTACACCAGAGCCCCAAAGCATACCCGGGGGCCAGACCTGGCCGGCTGCCCATCACCATGCAGCTCACAAgaatgatttttccattttccagtgATGCAGGGGCTGGGGATCCAAAGAGGAGTATTTCATCACATGGAAATGATAGGAAATCCATATTTCAGTGTCCAGAGATAAAGCTTTATTGGCACATGGCCACACCTCTGTGGCCACTCACTCCACAcaggcagagttgagtagttgagAAAGGAACAGTGGCCTGCAATGAGGGCATCTGGTCTGTCTTTCTGTTGAGAGTCAACTTTTCCACCTCTGATGCCAGTAGATCTCTGTCCACAATACACtgaagttgggacttccctggcagtccagaggttaggactcgcACTTTCACTGCAAGAgggcgagggttcaatccctggtctgggaactaagatcctgcatgccgtgcATTAcgacaaaaaaagaaacaaacagaaaaaagattTAAGCTAACTGTCCACTTAGAGCAAGATATGAAGCAAAGGACAAATAAGGGCCGAGGGTTTGGCAGAAGTTGCCCAAGTTCACCAGTGACGCGAGGTGTTTGCAGAACAGCCGGATCATACAGTTTTGTcagcacccaccccacccccgtccccACCAGCCCCATCTCCCTCCTGGGCATGCCTGCCAGCCAGGGAGGCTTTATGTACTGCGTAGTCACTTGCTCGAGTGTCACTGAAGCTGACAGAGGAGGAGCCATTCTGACCATGCACACGCATGGGCAGGGGGTGTCAGGCCCCGGCTGGCCTGCACCAGGCCCTGAGTTTCCCGTCCTCCCATCTCACCCTCCAGTGCCTGGGCCATGTTCCTGGACCGGCCCCAGCAGCGCCTCCAGCtggtcctcctgcccccagcactGTTCATCCCTACCACCGACAACGAGGAGCAGCGGGCGGCCTTCGCCAGGGCTGTGCCCAGGGATGTCCAGCCGTACGTGGTGTATGAGGAGGTCACCGACGTGTGGATCAATGTAAGAGCTGGGGTGTGGGCCCTGTCCTCGCGCACCTCCTGGTTTCCCATGTCCCTacccccaggcccccagctccTCAGTGTGGAGAAGCCAGCTCAGGAGGGAGGGTTGGCGGGGACTGCCCTCTGGCCAGACTGTCCAAGCCTCCGCTTTCTCAAAGAGACACAGCCTGAGTTTCCCCGCACCTGCTCCTGCCACACCCCCCACTCATGACACCTCTCTCTGCCCCGACAGGTTCACGACATcttctaccccttcccccaagcAGAGGGAGTGGACGAGCTCTGCTTCATCCGTGCCAACGAGTGCAAGACTGGCTTCTGCCACCTGTACAAAGTCACCGCTGTCCTGCGGCCCCGCGGCTATGACTGGACCCAGCCCTTCAGCCCCGGGGATGGTGAGCAAGCCCAACTAATACTTACTCACCACTCTTGCCTGCAGTTCAAGCCAGTGGTTCAGTGCACGGCTTGTTCACGGGTCCCACCCCACAGGGTGTGGGTGTTTGTGATTAAGAGACTGGCCTTTCCCAACGCCGTTCCTGGTCTGGAAGGGCTATCACAGCCATGACTGGTTTCTTTTGGCAGCAGGGTTCATCCAGCACCAACTGCATGCCAAGGCCCTTTGTGTACCAAGGCTGTGCCATCTGGCCCTTTATAGGAGAAGCTGCCCTGCCCTGCACACAGGGAGGGTCACTGTATAAAGAGACAAATGTGGACATCTCTGCTTTAGAGGGGAGGCAGGCAGACATCAAGAGACGGTGAAAGACAGCAGGAGGCCCGGAGCAGATCAGTGGATAACGTGACACAGGGCAGAAACCTGTGGCAGAGGTGGCCACACAGTGCTCTAGGCAGAGGGCATAGCCGGTGCAAAGGCCTGGGGACAGGACTAGGCCTGGTGTTGGGGAGGGACAGTGAGGAGGCccatgtggctggagcagagtagTTGGCGGGGTAAGGGAGGGAAGGCCTGGTGTGGTCGGTGGGACCCTCTAGGCCGTGAGGAGCATGGGCTTGAACCCAGAAGAAGGTTCAGGAGCTCAGAGTGAGTTGGAGCAAGGCAGGGGGACCAGCAGGCTGTGCCATCACCCAGGCCTGCTGGGGGTCTCACGGGGGTGGCTTGGTAACGAGGGGCACAGAGGCTATAGAACCAGAGCAGTGCATTGGCAGGGCCGCCAGCCCCAGAGGAGGCCTGTGCGACTCGGCTCCCCATGTGGGCCCAACGGTGCGGGCATCGGGGAAGGTTTGGGGGCAGGCAGTGGCGCACCCACCTTGCAGTGAGTGAGGGACTGAGGAGTGGCTGTCCCTCCTGGGTCCTTTGGTGATGGTCAGTTAGCCCAGGTCTCTGTTCTGTACGCCCTGTGGATCCGTGTGGGGACATCTGCCCCTCCATAGGATACGTTGACAGTAGTTTGGTTCAGACCCAAGAGAATAGAAAGGATCTGTAGCCACTGCTCATAaactgtttttaatataaaatttcaaacacatgGCAAGAAACATTACATATTGTTATTTACCTGATAAGACCTCTAAagcgaggacttccctggtggtctagtggttgagaatccacctgccaatgcaggggacacaggttcaatccctgggtcaggaggattccacatactgcggagcaactaagcctgtgtgccctggagcccatacTTCTCAACAAaagaggccaccacaatgagaagcccactcgccacaactagagagagcccatgTGTAGCAACAAACATCAAGCAtgaccaaaaataagtaaataaatatataaaaaaagagagagacctaCCCACCCAAAAAAACCTACTGTAACTCCCCTGAGCCTTTGGTCAGTCCCAGAGTTTAGTCAAGACCTGGTTCCCAACCTGTCCTAACCAGTCACAAGTTCAAGGCCTGGAAGGAGGTGGTTTGGCCCGCAGGGTTCTAAAACtgggtaccttttttttttttggccttatcAGTCTGCATGTGGAATTTTATCaatagttccctgacaaggaatCAAATCTATaccacctgcagtggaagcttggggTCAGgagaagctcagagtcctaaccactgtgcctccagggaagtccccaaaatcgGATGCTTTTGATAAAAATGCAGATCTCAGGTCTGCGTCCCATGGCAGGGGCCCAGCCGGTCCACCTGCCTGTCTCCCAGCTGCCTGGGTTTTGCAGCAAGTCCATTTTGTGCTTTGAGTCTGTGTCACAGCTTCCCTGGGCCCCCTTCACCTCTTTTCCTATCCTTGCAGATGACTTTAAATGTCCCATCAAGGAGGAGATCGCACTGACCAGCGGCGAGTGGGAGGTTTTGGCGAGGCACGGCTCCAAGGTACCCGAGTCTCCACACACGCCTGTACACATACacgtgcacagacacacacacatggtccTGACCCCTCCAGACCCTGGGCGCCTGTGGCTTCTTCTCCACCCCCATGCCCCGCACCTAGCCACCCGCTCCTGCTCTGCAACTAAGGGCCATGGGGGCTGCACTTGCCACCAGCAGGAGATCCTGGGTCTGGAGGCAGGGTTGTCTGCGTTTCCTTGGATCCTGGTGGGTGGGACCTGGCCCATTCTCCCTGCCATCAGGAGCGTCCACTTGGCCTCCTTCCGCTGCATGAAGCTACCTGTGGACACTGGTGGGGCCCACCGTGGAACTGCCCTGCATCCATCATTGGGGGCCAGGTCTGCAAAATTCTCAGTTTTACAGAGAGACCCCTTAATCAGACGTCCTggagccctccctccctcccagctttTATAAAGGTCTCCTGGTCCAAAGACTCAGACAGACCTAAACTGTCCAAGTGCCCAAGAGGAGATGTAGGCCAACCTTTTTAAAGCCCAGAGCTGGGTGGCCCGTGTGCTGCCAAGGGAAGGGGCCTTGGCACccctgggcagagagcagagggGGCATCCATCACAGTGTCAACCTGCACCTCATCTGACCTGACAGCCCCCATTCTAGGCGAGACCACCCGGGACACGCTCAGGTTAGCACACAAGTGTGCACTGTTGATATGGTAGGAAACAGCAATGTGAAAACACTCGATCAGGAGACAAGTAACCTCCTTGGGCCCAGGTAATGTAAGGCACGGTGCCCGTGACAGTGGGACCACACTTGTCCCTACTGGGTGGCTCTGCTGTGCTTGAGTCTTGCTGGAGGCACCCCTGGGCTCATAGCCTCGCTTGGCCCAGCCAGCCAGGCACTAAGACTGGGTTTCCTCGCTGCGACATGGGGCCAAACAGCTCCAGCCCTCCCATCTCcacatcagtggacacttggggCAACTGTGGGCACTGTGGGTGTGGAGCAgcctccctggcccccaccccagctgtgaTGACCACAGATGTGTCCAGAGGCTGCCAAATGGCCCGGGGGCACAGAGCGGCCCCAGGTGAGAACCCTGTTTTAAAGTACTTTGAAGGCCTTTAGCAGCTGGCAGACACACAGGACAGTATTAAAATCTTTCTCTGGGGACTtgctgggtggtccagtggttaggactcagtgctgtctctgccagggcctgggttcagtccctggtaggggaactaagatcccccatgccgtgCTCAcggctggggggaaaaaaaaaaaacaaactttctcCATGGTCAGAGTTTAATCCTCTGCACACCCTATCTTTTTACctagaaattttctttaaaataaaaaagcaacattttaagaaagagaaaaggaaagaatgtcCTTTGCCGTTCCTTTGCCGTCACTGCCCACAGCCACATGCTCCACCCCTGTGCCCCGGGTCTGGGTGGGTCCCTCACCTGCAGACTCTCCTTCCCGCCCACACAGCTTCTTACAGAGACTTGGTAACAAAACCAGCACACGACTTAACTATGGGTGGTTTGGGATTTTCTAATGACATCCTCCATTTTCAGAAAACCTGCATTTATTTTCCAGTGAGCACATGATAACCAACATACCAGCATTGGTTGTAAAAATTGAATTTCTCTATACGGTCCCCTTCCATCCTCACCCAGGCCCCCGTGACCTGCCTCCATCCTCAGAAGTGACCACAGTGGGGAATCACTGTAGGTCTTTCCTGTTTGCACAGGAACATGAGTATTTTAGAGGGTTTGTAGGGTTGCATGGCTTCTTGTGGCCCCAGAGAGGTGTGCTGTAAGGGTGGAGCCAGCCTGTCTTTAGGACATTTCAGCTATCATCAGCTCTCTCATCTGAAGAGCACTTGGGGCATCACTGTGCCTTCATTTGGAATTTGCCCCTCCAGTGCCATCCTTGGGAGCAGTCCCCAGGGGCATAAAGGCCTGTTCAGAGCATCTGTGCTGCACGGTCAGCCCAGCAAGGCAGTGCCTCTTCCGTCCCCAGAACGAGGTTCTTTCCCCCTCCTCCTGAGGTCCTTGCCTGAGAACCACACCCAGGCCTGACGGGCTTTTCCTCCAGGAAATAGCGGGGCAGGGAGTTACCACTTCTTAACCCTGAGCACTTGGGTCAGAGGGTGGGCTGTCCCCACTGGGGACCAGGACTGGGGGCTGCTGGACCCAGGACAGGCCCTCCCTCGGCCTCGGTATCCCCCCACAACTGTGCCTTCAGTCCCCCTCCGGTGGCTCTGGGCCCGCCTGGAAGGAGCTGTCCAGACTGGGAGTTCTGATTCCAAGTCAGACCAGAGAACATGTGGTTAGCCCAGCTCTAGTGGAGTGGGCTTCTTCCCTGCGGGGTCCAGGACAGTCTCCCAGACAGCTCTCCAGCCGGCGGGCTGAAGCCAGCTCTGGGAGAACTGTCCTCCCTGTTCATAGAACACTGAGCCCtccctgggggcggggagggaggcccCGGGGGCCATGTCACCAGGAGCTCCTGTGCCACCTGCAGATCTGGGTCAACGAGGAGACGAAGCTGGTATACTTCCAAGGCACAAAGGACACGCCCCTGGAGCACCACCTTTATGTGGTCAGCTACGAGGTGGCTGGCGAGATCGTGCGCCTCACCACACCCGGCTTCTCCCACAGCTGCTCCATGAGCCAGGTGGGCCTCTCCCCAACGTGCCCTCCCTTGGAACATTCCAAAATATCAGGCAGCAATCTGGAACATGACCACAGGGCCACCCCCGACCCAGACAAGTAGGCAGTGTAGTCTGCTGGCTGTAGGACCAGCAAGATGGGGAGGTCTGGGTCTGAACCCGCCCCCAGGTCCCTCAGTCAGCAGCACCCAGGGCCCCCCTGGTCAGGGGACAGGCTCCTCTCACCTTTCAGGGTAGGGGTGGTGGTAACAGCAGGGTCACACGAGCAAACACACCACACGGGGTATGGATGGCAGGCAGTTGATGCAGGTGGAGGTGATGGGGGAAGGCGCCAGCACAGTGGGGGTGATGGGAGGCGCCCCGCGGTCTCAGCGCCCCATCCCGCCCGCAGAACTTCGACATGTTCATCAGCCACTATAGCAGCGTGGGTACACCACCCTGCGTGCACGTCTACAAGCTCAGCGGCCCCGACGACGACCCTCTACACAAGCAGCCCCGGTTCTGGGCCAGCATGATGGAGGCAGCCAGTGAGTAACCCCAGACCCCTGGGACCTTGACCGCGTGCATTGCCGGCTGAGCCCTGGTGAATAACGCGGGTGAGCGCAAGGCAGCAAGCGGCCCAGAGCCCCAAGAACCAATCGAGCGTAACCATAGCCCTGAACTGTCCTGTGGGGCCCCCGAGACAGCCTCAAGTTTCTGTGCTGCTGTCCCAGAGAGAGCACATGCAAAGGGCAGGAGCCGGCTCTGCCAGGTGGAggggtccctgctgctgctgctgctaagtcgcttcagttgtatccgactctgcgaccccgtagatggcagcccaccaggctcccccgtccctgggattctccagacaagaacactggagtgggttgccatttccttctccaatgcatgaaagtgaaaagtgaaagtgaagttgctcagtcatgtctgaccctcagtgaccccatggactacagcctaccaggctcttccatccatgggattttccaggcaagagtactggagtggggtgccatcgccttctccagagggGTCCCTACACAGGGCCAAGTGCACCTGTGCAGAGCAGATGGCCCCTGCCTGGGGTCGGTCGCTAGGGGCCTCGGGGAGTGGGAGGAAGCTGGTTAATTAACCCAGGAGCCTCCAGGGCGGCCAGGCCTCCACCCGGGTGACCCCAGGTTCCAATTCTAGCTGCGGAAGCGAatgccagtcagttcagttcatctctCTTAAATGTTTCATTACCTACTGAATGGCCCCGTGGCAGCCCATGAGTTGTAAACTGAATGCAGAGCACCCCGCCATGGGGATCACTCACTAAAAAGGGCCCCCTGGTTATAACTGCCAGGAAGCACAGAAGACGGGGTGCTTCTGGTCCACCCTCTGGGTTTGGGGGAGTGTGGGTTCGGCCAGACGTGGGCCCCGCTCAGAATTGAGCCTGCCTTGGCTCACCCTGGCCCTCGGAGCCACAGCCACTCTGTCTCCATAGGCTGCCCCCCCGATTACGTGCCTCCGGAAATCTTCCATTTCCACACGCGGTCCGATGTGCGGCTCTATGGCATGATCTACAAGCCCCACGCCGTGCAGCCAGGGAGGAAGCACCCCACTGTCCTCTTTGTGTATGGAGGCCCACAGGTAGGCATGCCCCTCCCCCATACCCCCCATCCAGGGCTCGCGGGGCCCCTCCTAGCACTGCTGCCCATCCCCACTGACCTCACTGCACAGCCTCCTCCCCCTTTCACCTGGTGATACTCCCTGTCCCTCTGGGAAGCCCCCCTAAACCCCGTCTGTGTGTCTGGGCCACCCACCCAGCAGTGACCCACTCTTACCCCTGGTCACCAGCTTGGAGCTCTGGGCCCAGCCCTCTGAGAAGGGGACAGGCCAGGCAGGCAGGTTGGCAAGCAGGTGCACCTAAGACAGCGCTTCTCAGCTGGGGTGGCTGTCTCCCAGGAGACACTTGGTGACATCTGGGGACATTTGTAGTCATCACAGCTGGGGTGGAGGTgctcctggcatctagtgggtagaagcCAGAGGTGCTGTCAACACCCTACAGCCAGCAGGACACCACCCAGAAGATGAGGAGGCCCCAAACATGAATTGTGCCGAAGTAAGGGACCAGCATAAGCCACATTACTTGGGGGACACACCACCCGGCACCACCAGCCTGCCACACTCCCCATCAGCTTCTGTGTCTGTTTGTAGATAAAATAGAGGGGTAGAAAAGAGGCAAAATGTAGCTGAAGAAATAAGGGAGTAATTCCAGGGAGGAACTTGGGCAGGGGCCTTCCTCTCCGTGCCATCCATAGTCTTCATGATAGAGTGCAGGCCTCATCTTTAGACTCACACCTGCCTTGCCTTCCCCACAGGTGCAGCTGGTCAATAACTCCTTCAAAGGAATCAAGTACTTGCGGCTCAACACCCTGGCATCCCTGGGCTATGCTGTGGTCGTGATTGACGGCAGGGGCTCCTGCCAGCGAGGGCTTCGATTCGAAGGGGCTCTGAAAAACCAGATGGTAATGTCTTTTCCCATTCCCTTCTTGTGTGATGAAGGTGGGGGGACCTGGGGTTTGGGGGAGGCCCTGGGGCACCTTCCTCAAGGACAGTCTTGGCCAGGGTGTCAGTCCTATGGGGCAGCCTATGGAACTAGAGGAATGTCCACTCTGCTGCTCAGCTCTGAGTGGTGCCCCGTGGGGAgacaggtatacatataccctACCTGGTGCCTAAGACCCAGATGCAGCCAGGCATGTCAGTATAGGCCCCTTCAGCAGGAAGCCCCGAGGGCTAGGCCAGATAGGCACTGGTGGCTGTGGAAGTGGTAGTGGCGGTGGTGGtgaggatggtgatgatggtggggatattgatggtggtgggggtgatgctggtgatgatgaGGAATTTGATGGTGATAATGGTGGTGTTgaggatggaggtggtggtgctggtggtggtgataaCACCAGCTGTTTGAGTCTTGGCACACACCAGGCCTCTGAATACAGGATACCTTgcatttcatttcatcctcacactCACTGTAAAATCCGTACTCTTCATGTTAACCTCCTTATTTTggggatggggaaactgaggcccagagaggggatgTAACTTTATCAGAGCCAGCCAGGAGATGGCAGGGCAGGGTTGGTGCCAGGTCCAGCTGACCACCACCCCGAGAGGTTTGCACAGGACCTGGAGAGAGGGTGACTTCCAGAGAGGGCCCCCTGCGAGGGAAGGGAGACAGTGGGGCATGGGCCTGGGAGGAGGCCACTGAGGGGTACCTGGCCTCATTCCCCAGGGCCAGGTGGAAATCGAGGACCAGGTGGAGGGCTTGCAGTTCGTGGCCGAGAAGTATGGCTTCATTGACCTGAGCCGGGTGGCCATCCACGGCTGGTCCTACGGAGGCTTCCTCTCGCTCATGGGGCTGATCCACAAGCCCCAGGTGTTCAAGGTGGGTCCCGCCCCGCCTTCTCCCCCCTGTCTGCCAGCGCCCTCGTGCCCCTTGGAGCCCGCCCCCCCTGGGGGAGGCATCTTGGCAGGGGCCTTGCCACGTGGCTGTTTCTCCCCGCAGCAGCCCCACGGGGACGAGCCCCCCTCCTCATTGCCCGCCACTGCTGACCCCAGGATGGCGTCCGGCTGCACAAAACCCCGCCAGCAGCTCTCTGTGGGAGGCTGAGCTCGGGACCCCGGCCCCGGACGGGCAGAGGTGGGGCATGGTGTGGAGAGCGTCGGGGGAGGGGCCCCCAGGCCGGCGGCGCTGCCAGGgcgatgaggaggaggaggcaggaaggcagTGGGCCCAGGGAGGGGCCAAGTTCAGCCTGAGCGCTCGCCTAGCTCACCCACCCTCCCACGACAGTGCACGGTCCACGGGGGAGACACACGGAGGGCCCCTCCCCGCCAGCCCCCGTGTGCATGCCCGCTCCTCATGTCCTCCGGGGGAGGCCCCGGGACCACAGGCCAAACGCAGGCTCCCAGGACGTGACCCctatgtgtgtctctctctctttctctgcaccCCTTCACCCACGGTGGCCCCCAGGTGGCCATCGCAGGCGCCCCGGTCACAGTGTGGATGGCCTACGACACGGGCTACACAGAACGCTACATGGATGTCCCAGAGAACAACCAGCTTGGCTACGAGGCGGGTTCCGTGGCCCTGCACGTGGAGAAGCTGCCCAATGAGTAAGGCCCCCTGCCGCCAGATCACCAAGGCCGGCCCTCCCTGAAGTTGGGTTCTCCTGGGGCCGGGTGGGCGTGGCTTCCATACCTGCTTCTCTGTCTGCCGgcgccccctccccttcctccatccGCCTCACAGAAAGCAGGCCCCCGGGTTCTCTTAgcccaaggagagagggaagcccccagccctgcccccagaaACATGGAGAGGAAGCTCTAGAATGATACTACTTTGGACACCCTGGCATCCCTTGGCTCCTAAGCACGTAGCCTGCCGTGGGCCCTGTGAGTCGGTTTTGAACCCTAACCGCCTGTCTTGTGGGTTCTGCCTCAGAACCCAGGTCCACAGTGGTTGTAAAACCTACATGTGTTGGCCCAGCTCTGATATTCCATGTATGCTTTGGGCACTGGTTTCTGATTTTCCCATCGGAAAGAAAATGGCATGGCCATTTCTGATGTACCTTGTGTCTGGTGAACGTCCACCCTGGCCTCACCTTTAGTGCCAAGGTTCTTGTCCCAGACTGACCCCGCCCTGGCCCCTCTCCCTGCGAGGCCGTTCTCTTCAGTCTAGAGGGTGACTCCAGGGGCCACCATGGTGCAGCCAAGCTCAGAACCCACAGCTCTGCAGCCACTTCCATCCACTTTTGCATTCATCTCAGTTCACTGGAATAATAAAAGACAGAAGcctggtggttgccaaggactGGGAGCGACTGCTCATGGGTATAGAGTTTGCTTCAGGATGATGGAAATGTCCTGTAACTTAGGATCCAGGTGATGGCTACTTGACATTGTGAATGCACCAAATGCCCCTGAATTGTTCTctttaaaatgagtgaattttagaTCATGTATCACCTCAGTAAGCTATTTTTATGTCAAAATTTCAAAAGGAATCATCCTCCACCACCCATGCCACATGTCAAGTGCTTGGTAGCTACTGGTGGTGTAGGGTGAGGCAGGTCTAGCACATTCCAGAAGCTTCTGGGACCTCAGGGCATTCCAGGTACCACTGGCCACACCCTCCCCTCCTGGCCAGGTGTCTCCCAGACGTGCCAGTCATGCCAGATCATTGGGTTGCTCCACCATCTGCTGCCAAGTTGCTGCTTCTGCCTCCTCACTGCCATGGGGCAGGGTGAGAGAAGGGGGTTTGGTCCCAGACCCTCACCCCAACCTTGTCTTCCAGGCCCAACCGCCTGCTCATCCTGCACGGCTTCCTGGATGAGAACGTGCACTTTTTCCATACAAACTTCCTCGTCTCCCAGCTGATCCGCGCAGGAAAGCCTTACCAGCTCCAGGTGAGTGGCTCCTCCCAGGAGCTCTCAGGGTGGGCAGCAgcgtgggtggggagggggcagtgggaggAAACCCATGTCCCTGCCCCCATCCTCATATCTGACTGCCTGGCTCCTCACGGTAATTGGTAATTACCCTGGCTCCCTGGGTCCGCGAGTCCATTCAGTAGATGCCTCGCAGTCCACTCCGCCCTCTGCTGGCCACCTCTGGGAACTGGGGGAGCACACGCTCTTACTGCAGGAGCACATGCGTTATTTTAAACCAAGAAGCTTGCTTTGAAGTTCGGAATCCCACCCAGAAAGTATGAGGGGCACGGGGGGAGTGGTTGGAGAGGAAttccctgaggaggtgacatttaaggATGCTAATGAGTGAGTGGGGATTCAGCTAGGCCTAGGGGTCGGCTGTGGAGGACACTAGACAGAGGAGATTAGTGAAAGGGAGCAGCTCAGGGACAAGAGACCAGCGTGGTTGCAGCCAGCAGAAGAGCTGAGGACCAGGGCCGAGTGACCAGCGTGGCCAGGCGGGCAGTGCCTCCAGTGGTGGGCGGGGCCTAAGTAGTAAGGGCGGGGTCTCAGGCAGGGCAGGCCCTCACGAGAGGGTGGGGCTTCGGTGGTAAGGGTGGGGCTTTTGTGGTAAAGGGCCGGGCTTTGGGAGTGGGTCTCAGGGGAGGGCTGT is drawn from Bos mutus isolate GX-2022 chromosome 7, NWIPB_WYAK_1.1, whole genome shotgun sequence and contains these coding sequences:
- the DPP9 gene encoding dipeptidyl peptidase 9 isoform X1 — encoded protein: MRKVKKLRLDNVNTGHWRSFSLNSQGAERMATGALTSERGDAAETEDPASRFQVQKHSWEGLRSIIHGSRKNSGLVVNKAPHDFQFVQKTDESGPHSHRLYYLGMPYGSRENSLLYSEIPRKVRKEALLLLSWKQMLDHFQATPHHGVYSREEELLRERKRLGVFGITSYDFHSESGLFLFQASNSLFHCRDGGKNGFMVSPMKPLEIKTQCSGPRMDPKICPADPAFFSFINNSDLWVANIETGEERRLTFCHKGLSSVLDDPKSAGVATFVIQEEFDRFTGYWWCPTASWEGSEGCKTLRILYEEVDESEVEIIHVPSPALEERKTDSYRYPRTGSKNPRIALKLAEFQTDSQGKIVSTQEKELVQPFSLLFPKVEYLARAGWTQDGKYAWAMFLDRPQQRLQLVLLPPALFIPTTDNEEQRAAFARAVPRDVQPYVVYEEVTDVWINVHDIFYPFPQAEGVDELCFIRANECKTGFCHLYKVTAVLRPRGYDWTQPFSPGDDDFKCPIKEEIALTSGEWEVLARHGSKIWVNEETKLVYFQGTKDTPLEHHLYVVSYEVAGEIVRLTTPGFSHSCSMSQNFDMFISHYSSVGTPPCVHVYKLSGPDDDPLHKQPRFWASMMEAASCPPDYVPPEIFHFHTRSDVRLYGMIYKPHAVQPGRKHPTVLFVYGGPQVQLVNNSFKGIKYLRLNTLASLGYAVVVIDGRGSCQRGLRFEGALKNQMGQVEIEDQVEGLQFVAEKYGFIDLSRVAIHGWSYGGFLSLMGLIHKPQVFKVAIAGAPVTVWMAYDTGYTERYMDVPENNQLGYEAGSVALHVEKLPNEPNRLLILHGFLDENVHFFHTNFLVSQLIRAGKPYQLQIYPNERHSIRCPESGEHYEVTLLHFLQEHL
- the DPP9 gene encoding dipeptidyl peptidase 9 isoform X2 produces the protein MATGALTSERGDAAETEDPASRFQVQKHSWEGLRSIIHGSRKNSGLVVNKAPHDFQFVQKTDESGPHSHRLYYLGMPYGSRENSLLYSEIPRKVRKEALLLLSWKQMLDHFQATPHHGVYSREEELLRERKRLGVFGITSYDFHSESGLFLFQASNSLFHCRDGGKNGFMVSPMKPLEIKTQCSGPRMDPKICPADPAFFSFINNSDLWVANIETGEERRLTFCHKGLSSVLDDPKSAGVATFVIQEEFDRFTGYWWCPTASWEGSEGCKTLRILYEEVDESEVEIIHVPSPALEERKTDSYRYPRTGSKNPRIALKLAEFQTDSQGKIVSTQEKELVQPFSLLFPKVEYLARAGWTQDGKYAWAMFLDRPQQRLQLVLLPPALFIPTTDNEEQRAAFARAVPRDVQPYVVYEEVTDVWINVHDIFYPFPQAEGVDELCFIRANECKTGFCHLYKVTAVLRPRGYDWTQPFSPGDDDFKCPIKEEIALTSGEWEVLARHGSKIWVNEETKLVYFQGTKDTPLEHHLYVVSYEVAGEIVRLTTPGFSHSCSMSQNFDMFISHYSSVGTPPCVHVYKLSGPDDDPLHKQPRFWASMMEAASCPPDYVPPEIFHFHTRSDVRLYGMIYKPHAVQPGRKHPTVLFVYGGPQVQLVNNSFKGIKYLRLNTLASLGYAVVVIDGRGSCQRGLRFEGALKNQMGQVEIEDQVEGLQFVAEKYGFIDLSRVAIHGWSYGGFLSLMGLIHKPQVFKVAIAGAPVTVWMAYDTGYTERYMDVPENNQLGYEAGSVALHVEKLPNEPNRLLILHGFLDENVHFFHTNFLVSQLIRAGKPYQLQIYPNERHSIRCPESGEHYEVTLLHFLQEHL